A single region of the Ptychodera flava strain L36383 chromosome 9, AS_Pfla_20210202, whole genome shotgun sequence genome encodes:
- the LOC139140667 gene encoding polyunsaturated fatty acid 5-lipoxygenase-like yields MGNSCTKNSTPPSDYMVYVTTGDHKGSGTDANVFIAFHNGDGVRSRDLQLDSTWKDDFERGRVDRFPISNLANFGAVKKIEIWRDESGITESDWYVDVVEVVNTSTKKRYFFPVQRWVTSKHLLLQEFDSLLPPDDPHLEQRLEELDRKKELYCFESKSKGLPAQIKECPRDQQFSDDYKWDIVTKKSKLLLQSKITAMTTAHWDSLDDLINVYGSNMPRPAGVSNWKKDIEFGMQRLTGCNPTVIRLCTEIPENLGVTDEMLQPLLEDLSLEDAINQKRLYIINYEVLQDLQCTEDRKICAPIALFFVNSEKEFLPVAIQLFQDKSDSNPVFLPSDPEYTWMLAKMHFNNADASVHQSCTHLGFTHLVMESVAVCTNRNLSPSHPLFRLLAPHFLYLIAINSLALAKLVAPGGWVDKCMTVGRTGMFGIMARMFTKWRLDVQGTLPADLSQRGVSDPEALPNYHYRDDALLLYEATKKYVTAVVTSHYDNSDKITTDGELQAWAKELTTPIPEGFGFQGVPGNGSFTTVDEIIQTMTSIIFISSVGHAASNFSQYDEYGFPPNYPGMLRGDPPTSKEPVSEKAILDQLPNKEQTLDVMLVTMILSDRGTNALTDFEVKYQYDPIGENAVKDFKKELKTIEGIITSRNKTRATPYPYLDPREVPNAISI; encoded by the exons ATGGGCAACTCGTGTACGAAAAACTCTACTCCACCGTCAGACTACATGGTTTACGTCACGACAGGAGATCACAAAGGTTCTGGCACGGATGCAAATGTCTTCATTGCCTTTCACAATGGCGACGGTGTGAGATCGAGAGACTTGCAACTGGACAGTACCTGGAAAGACGACTTCGAGCGGGGCAGGGTCGACCGCTTTCCCATCTCGAATCTCGCCAACTTTGGTGCGGTCAAGAAGATAGAAATATGGCGAGACGAGTCGGGGATCACGGAGTCCGACTGGTACGTCGATGTAGTGGAAGTCGTAAACACAAGCACAAAGAAGAGATACTTCTTTCCAGTTCAACGATGGGTCACGAGCAAACACCTGTTGCTTCAAGAATTCGATTCTCTTTTACCGCCAGACGATCCACACCTCGAGCAACGCCTAGAAGAGTTGGACAGAAAGAAAGAGCTGTATTGTTTTGAAAGCAAAAGCAAAGGATTGCCTGCGCAG ATTAAAGAATGCCCTCGTGATCAACAATTTTCGGACGACTATAAG TGGGACATAGTCACCAAGAAGTCAAAATTACTGCTCCAGAGTAAAATTACGGCCATGACAACCGCACACTGGGATAGTCTAGACGACCTGATCAATGTGTACGGGAGCAATATGCCAAGACCTGCT GGAGTCTCCAACTGGAAGAAAGACATTGAATTCGGCATGCAGCGCTTGACTGGTTGCAACCCGACTGTGATCCGATTATGCACGGAGATTCCCGAAAA TCTAGGTGTGACTGACGAAATGTTACAGCCACTTCTCGAAGATCTGTCTCTTGAAGACGCCATCAATCAGAAAcgactgtacataataaattACGAAGTATTACAAGACTTACAATGCACTGAGGACAGAAAG ATTTGTGCCCCGATAGCTCTCTTCTTTGTGAACAGTGAAAAGGAGTTTCTGCCAGTCGCGATTCAATTGTTCCAGGATAAGAGTGACAGTAATCCG GTATTTTTACCGTCTGATCCCGAGTACACCTGGATGTTGGCCAAAATGCACTTCAACAACGCCGATGCGTCTGTTCATCAGTCGTGTACACACCTCGGGTTCACTCATCTGGTTATGGAGTCCGTCGCCGTCTGCACCAACAGGAATCTTTCGCCTTCGCATCCGCTTTTCCGCCTGCTGGCGCCCCACTTTCTTTACCTGATTGCAATCAACAG CCTAGCTCTTGCCAAATTAGTAGCCCCAGGTGGTTGGGTCGACAAATGCATGACTGTAGGACGCACAGGGATGTTCGGTATAATGGCGCGGATGTTTACAAAGTGGCGGCTAGACGTGCAGGGAACCCTACCGGCAGACCTATCACAGAGAGGCGTGTCCGATCCCGAGGCTTTGCCCAACTACCACTACAGAGATGACGCATTGTTGCTCTATGAAGCTACCAAGAAATACGTCACGGCAGTGGTGACGTCCCACTACG ATAATTCTGATAAAATCACAACAGACGGGGAACTACAAGCCTGGGCTAAAGAACTGACAACGCCCATACCAGAAGGATTTGGTTTTCAG GGCGTCCCTGGAAATGGGAGTTTCACGACTGTGGATGAGATTATTCAGACGATGACTTCAATAATATTCATCAGCAGTGTCGGCCACGCTGCCTCGAACTTTTCCCAATATGATGAATACGGATTCCCCCCAAACTACCCGGGAATGCTCCGAGGCGACCCACCAACGTCAAAG gAACCGGTCTCCGAAAAAGCCATCTTGGATCAGCTGCCCAATAAGGAGCAAACCCTCGATGTCATGCTGGTTACCATGATATTGAGTGATAGAGGGACCAATGCTCTGACAGACTTTGAGGTCAAATACCAATATGACCCAATCGGAGAAAATGCCGTAAAAGA CTTCAAGAAAGAATTGAAGACTATAGAGGGCATAATCACATCGCGGAACAAGACGCGCGCCACGCCATACCCTTACTTGGACCCGCGCGAAGTTCCAAACGCTATCAGTATTTAG